A stretch of Vigna angularis cultivar LongXiaoDou No.4 chromosome 4, ASM1680809v1, whole genome shotgun sequence DNA encodes these proteins:
- the LOC108330015 gene encoding membrane protein of ER body-like protein isoform X1, whose product MEQLYCAVREDEEKEEQQLQEGVALKGRQSLQQGKDGSITNAEAPSFFSSVGEHSFPQKEEVLHTHKEHTEQPVQKVEETNNVVAENGSNFNGDSEKGGIGIIAEIVENVINGEALSSATINADASHHKNSVYLDQQQGMWKCHHCSWTKQFDSPWNLRRGNLYGYSDLLMNVKTMIQHGPCIACETKGDNIDGAMSALPSNGVNNMEIVDEKVPSSVAELPSPNLTEEIDQQLKEYDVEAVLAKQETHDLFCPNCKSCITKRVILRKRKRTTPIPNIDTKAKRDKSAIEVVDSSVDEGNQGDHAIATPDDVARVEPPADNFEPEREPEVFRCLSCFSFFIPIGNGFKLFPSFGGKPEASQKLPVVPTSNVENPSGVAASNSNWFFTLFTSIKGRKASAQGDASSEDSIADPTSVEDSRIDNPLEIAQNSYSSLMKEAQSPEQSFDSEVIANDVARDKQNFIVNGSIPSIQDLKKVETGIEDEIKPSVANKENEAFETSTSQAAYVPTEGDIVTEAHTEIYIGEQPRAEIGEHQEWEILKSIVYGGLVESITSLGVVSSAASSGSAPLNIIALGLANLIGGLSVIGHNLTDLKNGHSGGNPSQDRYEELLGRRENFTVHAFLAVLSFIIFGSVPLVVYSLLISKHYYDEYNIAAVAASSVVCIILLAMGKAYTSTPPKSYIKTVLHYVSLALATCGVSYIAGDLAKVLLDKISGSESGYVLAMPLSDTTRMEPA is encoded by the exons ATGGAGCAACTGTATTGTGCAGTGAGGGAagatgaagagaaagaagaacaaCAACTGCAAGAAGGTGTAGCTTTGAAAGGAAGACAATCCCTGCAACAGGGAAAAGATGGTAGTATTACCAATGCTGAAGcaccttcctttttttcttcagtGGGAGAACACTCTTTTCCTCAGAAAGAGGAAGTGCTTCATACCCACAAAGAACACACAGAACAACCTGTTCAAAAGGTTGAAGAAACAAACAATGTTGTTGCAGAAAATGGCAGTAACTTCAACggtgatagtgaaaaaggtgGGATCGGAATCATAGCTGAGATTGTAGAAAATGTCATAAATGGAGAGGCTTTAAGCAGTGCTACCATAAATGCTGATGCATCACACCATAAGAATAGTGTTTATTTGGACCAACAACAAG GAATGTGGAAATGTCACCACTGCTCATGGACAAAGCAATTTGACAGTCCTTGGAATTTGCGGCGTGGGAATCTTTATGGCTACTCTGACTTGCTCATGAATGTTAAAACTATGATTCAACATGGACCATGTATTGCGTGTGAAACTAAAG GCGACAATATTGATGGTGCAATGTCTGCTCTGCCAAGCAATGGAGTCAACAACATGGAAATTGTTGATGAAAAAGTACCTTCCTCCGTAGCAGAGTTACCTTCACCTAATTTGACAGAAGAAATTGACCAGCAACTGAAAGAATATGATGTTGAGGCAGTGTTGGCAAAACAAGAGACACATGACTTGTTTTGTCCTAATTGTAAATCTTGTATTACTAAAAGGGTTATCCtaaggaagagaaaaagaactACTCCTATTCCTAACATAGACACTAAAGCAAAGCGTGACAAGTCAGCCATTGAGGTAGTTGATAGTTCTGTAGATGAAGGCAACCAAGGTGATCATGCAATTGCAACACCTGATGATGTAGCTAGAGTAGAGCCTCCTGCTGATAATTTTGAGCCCGAAAGAGAACCAGAAGTGTTCAGATGTTTATCATGCTTCAGCTTCTTTATTCCTATAG GAAATGGATTCAAACTGTTCCCAAGTTTTGGGGGTAAGCCTGAAGCTTCACAAAAGCTTCCGGTTGTACCTACATCCAACGTGGAAAATCCTTCAGGTGTTGCAGCTTCCAATTCAAATTGGTTCTTCACTCTGTTTACTTCAATCAAGGGAAGAAAAGCTAGTGCTCAag GTGATGCTTCTAGTGAAGATTCTATAGCAGATCCCACTTCAGTTGAAGATTCTAGAATTGATAATCCATTGGAAATAGCTCAGAATAGTTATTCTTCTTTGATGAAAGAAGCACAATCACCAGAACAATCATTTGACAGTGAAGTAATTGCAAATGATGTAGCTAGAGACAAACAAAATTTCATAGTAAATGGCTCGATTCCATCAATTCAAGATTTGAAGAAAGTTGAAACGGGTATTGAAGACGAAATAAAACCTTCTGTTGCAAACAAAGAGAATG AAGCATTTGAAACCTCTACATCCCAGGCAGCTTACGTTCCAACTGAAGGAGATATTGTGACAGAAGCACACACTGAAATCTATATTGGGGAACAACCAAGGGCTGAAATTGGTGAGCACCAAGAGTGGGAAATACTTAAAAGCATTGTGTACGGTGGTTTAGTTGAATCAATCACTAGTCTTGGGGTTGTGTCATCTGCTGCTTCTTCTGGTTCTGCTCCAT TGAATATTATAGCATTGGGGTTGGCGAATCTCATCGGTggactttctgtcattggtcaTAAT CTCACTGATTTGAAAAATGGTCATTCTGGAGGGAATCCATCACAAGATCGATATGAAGAACTACTTGGCCGTAGAGAAAACTTCACAGTTCATGCTTTTCTAGCTGTGTTatcattcataatttttggTTCTGTCCCACTTGTTGTCTACAGCCTCTTAATTTCTAAGCACTACTATGATGAATATAATATTGCAGCTGTGGCAGCCTCTTCTGTTGTGTGCATCATTCTTCTTGCTATGGGAAAAGCTTACACCAGCACACCACCCAAATCCTATATCAAAACAGTGCTGCATTATGTTAGCTTGGCACTTGCAACCTGTGGAGTCTCTTACATAGCTGGTGATCTAGCTAAGGTTCTCCTAGATAAAATCAGTGGCTCAGAATCTGGTTATGTTCTTGCCATGCCCTTGTCAGACACAACAAGAATGGAACCAGCGTGA
- the LOC108330015 gene encoding membrane protein of ER body-like protein isoform X2: MEQLYCAVREDEEKEEQQLQEGVALKGRQSLQQGKDGSITNAEAPSFFSSVGEHSFPQKEEVLHTHKEHTEQPVQKVEETNNVVAENGSNFNGDSEKGGIGIIAEIVENVINGEALSSATINADASHHKNSVYLDQQQGDNIDGAMSALPSNGVNNMEIVDEKVPSSVAELPSPNLTEEIDQQLKEYDVEAVLAKQETHDLFCPNCKSCITKRVILRKRKRTTPIPNIDTKAKRDKSAIEVVDSSVDEGNQGDHAIATPDDVARVEPPADNFEPEREPEVFRCLSCFSFFIPIGNGFKLFPSFGGKPEASQKLPVVPTSNVENPSGVAASNSNWFFTLFTSIKGRKASAQGDASSEDSIADPTSVEDSRIDNPLEIAQNSYSSLMKEAQSPEQSFDSEVIANDVARDKQNFIVNGSIPSIQDLKKVETGIEDEIKPSVANKENEAFETSTSQAAYVPTEGDIVTEAHTEIYIGEQPRAEIGEHQEWEILKSIVYGGLVESITSLGVVSSAASSGSAPLNIIALGLANLIGGLSVIGHNLTDLKNGHSGGNPSQDRYEELLGRRENFTVHAFLAVLSFIIFGSVPLVVYSLLISKHYYDEYNIAAVAASSVVCIILLAMGKAYTSTPPKSYIKTVLHYVSLALATCGVSYIAGDLAKVLLDKISGSESGYVLAMPLSDTTRMEPA, encoded by the exons ATGGAGCAACTGTATTGTGCAGTGAGGGAagatgaagagaaagaagaacaaCAACTGCAAGAAGGTGTAGCTTTGAAAGGAAGACAATCCCTGCAACAGGGAAAAGATGGTAGTATTACCAATGCTGAAGcaccttcctttttttcttcagtGGGAGAACACTCTTTTCCTCAGAAAGAGGAAGTGCTTCATACCCACAAAGAACACACAGAACAACCTGTTCAAAAGGTTGAAGAAACAAACAATGTTGTTGCAGAAAATGGCAGTAACTTCAACggtgatagtgaaaaaggtgGGATCGGAATCATAGCTGAGATTGTAGAAAATGTCATAAATGGAGAGGCTTTAAGCAGTGCTACCATAAATGCTGATGCATCACACCATAAGAATAGTGTTTATTTGGACCAACAACAAG GCGACAATATTGATGGTGCAATGTCTGCTCTGCCAAGCAATGGAGTCAACAACATGGAAATTGTTGATGAAAAAGTACCTTCCTCCGTAGCAGAGTTACCTTCACCTAATTTGACAGAAGAAATTGACCAGCAACTGAAAGAATATGATGTTGAGGCAGTGTTGGCAAAACAAGAGACACATGACTTGTTTTGTCCTAATTGTAAATCTTGTATTACTAAAAGGGTTATCCtaaggaagagaaaaagaactACTCCTATTCCTAACATAGACACTAAAGCAAAGCGTGACAAGTCAGCCATTGAGGTAGTTGATAGTTCTGTAGATGAAGGCAACCAAGGTGATCATGCAATTGCAACACCTGATGATGTAGCTAGAGTAGAGCCTCCTGCTGATAATTTTGAGCCCGAAAGAGAACCAGAAGTGTTCAGATGTTTATCATGCTTCAGCTTCTTTATTCCTATAG GAAATGGATTCAAACTGTTCCCAAGTTTTGGGGGTAAGCCTGAAGCTTCACAAAAGCTTCCGGTTGTACCTACATCCAACGTGGAAAATCCTTCAGGTGTTGCAGCTTCCAATTCAAATTGGTTCTTCACTCTGTTTACTTCAATCAAGGGAAGAAAAGCTAGTGCTCAag GTGATGCTTCTAGTGAAGATTCTATAGCAGATCCCACTTCAGTTGAAGATTCTAGAATTGATAATCCATTGGAAATAGCTCAGAATAGTTATTCTTCTTTGATGAAAGAAGCACAATCACCAGAACAATCATTTGACAGTGAAGTAATTGCAAATGATGTAGCTAGAGACAAACAAAATTTCATAGTAAATGGCTCGATTCCATCAATTCAAGATTTGAAGAAAGTTGAAACGGGTATTGAAGACGAAATAAAACCTTCTGTTGCAAACAAAGAGAATG AAGCATTTGAAACCTCTACATCCCAGGCAGCTTACGTTCCAACTGAAGGAGATATTGTGACAGAAGCACACACTGAAATCTATATTGGGGAACAACCAAGGGCTGAAATTGGTGAGCACCAAGAGTGGGAAATACTTAAAAGCATTGTGTACGGTGGTTTAGTTGAATCAATCACTAGTCTTGGGGTTGTGTCATCTGCTGCTTCTTCTGGTTCTGCTCCAT TGAATATTATAGCATTGGGGTTGGCGAATCTCATCGGTggactttctgtcattggtcaTAAT CTCACTGATTTGAAAAATGGTCATTCTGGAGGGAATCCATCACAAGATCGATATGAAGAACTACTTGGCCGTAGAGAAAACTTCACAGTTCATGCTTTTCTAGCTGTGTTatcattcataatttttggTTCTGTCCCACTTGTTGTCTACAGCCTCTTAATTTCTAAGCACTACTATGATGAATATAATATTGCAGCTGTGGCAGCCTCTTCTGTTGTGTGCATCATTCTTCTTGCTATGGGAAAAGCTTACACCAGCACACCACCCAAATCCTATATCAAAACAGTGCTGCATTATGTTAGCTTGGCACTTGCAACCTGTGGAGTCTCTTACATAGCTGGTGATCTAGCTAAGGTTCTCCTAGATAAAATCAGTGGCTCAGAATCTGGTTATGTTCTTGCCATGCCCTTGTCAGACACAACAAGAATGGAACCAGCGTGA